A single genomic interval of Spinacia oleracea cultivar Varoflay chromosome 6, BTI_SOV_V1, whole genome shotgun sequence harbors:
- the LOC130462511 gene encoding uncharacterized mitochondrial protein AtMg00310-like, with protein MVLSKAGREIMIKAVAQSLPTYAMSVFKFPSSFCDEMRSLVSQFWWGQKQGERKIHWIAWKKLCRPKEEGGLGFRDFKLFNWALLGKQAWRLLTQPGSLLEQILKAGTTPICR; from the coding sequence ATGGTGCTATCTAAGGCGGGTAGGGAGATTATGATAAAGGCAGTGGCCCAATCTCTCCCTACCTACGCGATGAGTGTGTTTAAGTTCCCATCTTCTTTTTGTGACGAAATGCGCTCTTTGGTGTCTCAGTTTTGGTGGGGGCAAAAACAAGGGGAAAGGAAAATCCATTGGATAGCATGGAAAAAGTTATGTCGACCCAAAGAGGAAGGAGGGTTGGGGTTCCGGGATTTCAAGTTGTTCAATTGGGCGTTGCTTGGTAAACAGGCGTGGCGGCTGTTGACGCAACCGGGCAGCCTCTTGGAGCAGATTCTCAAAGCAGGTACTACCCCAATTTGTCGTTAA
- the LOC130462512 gene encoding uncharacterized protein, protein MADELISRCSKLSLEEGEGDVVDLGDVVVEDQSDNLELLLIGKLLTERPFNVDAFKRTMTKVWAPSQGMVIRVLGPNLFAFQLFHWRDMEKIMNGLPWCFENNLIVLKNIEGDEQPEEVALSHSPFWVRIKNLPFNCRTDAHVKALIAGMGDVIEIEKDALGLDRFRRAKIMLDVSRPLRRIKLSKDRRGREVVVEFSYE, encoded by the coding sequence ATGGCGGATGAACTAATCTCACGGTGCTCTAAGTTATCCTTAGAGGAAGGAGAGGGGGACGTTGTTGACCTAGGAGACGTGGTTGTGGAGGACCAAAGCGATAACCTGGAACTGCTATTGATCGGAAAATTGCTGACGGAGAGACCTTTCAACGTGGATGCCTTTAAACGTACCATGACGAAGGTCTGGGCGCCATCTCAAGGGATGGTAATTAGGGTTCTCGGCCCTAATTTATTTGCCTTCCAGCTGTTTCATTGGAGGGACATGGAGAAAATTATGAACGGTCTACCATGGTGCTTTGAGAATAATCTTATTGTCCTCAAAAACATTGAGGGTGATGAACAGCCGGAAGAGGTGGCCCTGTCTCACTCCCCTTTCTGGGTGAGGATCAAGAACCTCCCGTTTAATTGTCGAACGGACGCTCATGTAAAAGCCCTAATTGCGGGTATGGGGGATGTGATCGAGATTGAAAAGGATGCCCTGGGCTTGGATAGGTTTAGGCGAGCGAAGATAATGTTAGATGTGTCTAGACCTTTGCGACGAATCAAATTATCAAAGGACCGTAGGGGGAGGGAGGTAGTTGTGGAATTCTCGTATGAATGA